AGCCctgccggcggccagggGATGAACACTGGCATTGGGGACTCTATCAATCTCGCGTGGAAGCTGGCTGCCGTGTTGGCGGGCGATGCGGAGGACGTCTTGCTGGATACGTATCAGGAGGAGAGGGCTTGCTTTGCGCACCGCCTGGTTTCCACGACGGATCGCGCATTCAACGTGGCCACGGCGGAAGGGTGGTTTGCGCAGTTTGTCCGGACGAGAATCGTGCCGGTGCTCTTTCCGATTATGTTTTCTTTCCGGGCGGTGCGCCGCTTCATGTTCAGGACAGTGTCGCAGATTACGCTCAACTATTGTGGCATGACGCTCTCTTCTGGCCGCGTGGGAAAGGTACAGGGGGGCCAGCGTCTGCCGTGGGTTGTCGTGGACGGAGTTGGGAATTATGAGTCGCTTTCGTCTGTGGCATGGCAGATTCACGTGTATGGGACTGCGACGGACGCTCTGAcggcttggagcaataagCACGGCCTGAGGTTGACGTCATTCAGCTGGACTTCTGGATGTGCTTCTGCTGGACTGACCCGTGATGCCGTCTATGTACTACGCCCCGATGGTTATGTGGCCGTGGCTCAGACAAGTGTGGATGTTGATGCCATTGAGCGGTACTTTGATCGACATCAGATACGACTCTCTTCTTTGGGGAGATGAAACGAGAAGACTTTGACCCCCCAAGTATGCCGTTTTGTATTAGTCTGTACTCTAGATAGCTTCGCAACATCACGATACTTTCAACTAGGACGCTTGGTGTGGAGCCGTTGGAGACCATGACGCTTGAATGCTCCCCGAACGTCGTTCTAAGCATAACTGGGTTTAGTTGCAGCTAGGAAACCTATCATGTTATTAGATTGGACTTGGGGGAGAGTTGACTTGTCAGCGTGGTTTGCCGTCAGCCGTCTCCCCCTGGAGTTGTCCAACATCCCCGCCTGTCGTACCATTTTGAGATTCGTCATATGTCAAGACCGCAGCCGTAGTAATTAAGATAACGCGTTGTTCTCACAAAAACTCATCAAAAAGTCAAGTCCTTCGACTTGGGCCGCGTCGGTGTTGTCACGAAGCAATGGTCCCGCCTACAACGCCGGAAGCGGTTGTGTCTCACCATGGCCTGTCCTCAACATCGGCCATCAGCACAACGCGAATGTCGTCATGTCTTGTAAATCAGTAGCTGAGCTAAATCAGAAGAAGCCGATGTAAATCGTCTCCACGATGTAGAGACCTTAGTTTGCTCCTAGGGTCCAGTAGGCGACCTCGATACAGGTTGGAGCCGCAGCTGCGATCCGCGATCGATGACGCCCAAGAGGACACAAGTGGTTTCGACGTCCTTTTCCACTTTTGCTGTGCCTCAACGGCGCCCGGAAGCTCGGTTCGGATTTGGCTAGATATCGATCGAGATACGCATTGGCGCAAACCTTACTTTAGCTGTTGGGCCAGCGCCCGATGTTGACTAAACCGTGGTTTTGGCGACCAGAATAGGCATCGCAGCTCCCGAATGGGAATAGCAGAGTCCAAAATGACGTCTCTCTCCGTCGGATTTTGATGTCACTCATCGTGCGCGGCTGACGGGGCGATTCATCATGGAAGAcgagcatcatcaccgtAACTCGAGGGTTCTGGCAAGATACGTAACAATCATACCTATGACACCGGTTGTGACATCAATTGGCCAAGTTTCCACATCATCTAGCTTCTTGGGTAGTTTACCTCTGACGTTGCGTTGCTACTAGTCTCCTACGGTTCAAGACTCACTGGAACCAATATAGGCCTTTAGTGATATGAGACCCAAGTATTTAATCCTGACATTTCCCCATGCAAGAAAAGTTGAAGCTCACCATCAGCAATATTGCATTAAAACAGACATTTAATCACTTCAACTCAACTACCAAACAATGGAGAAAGCAAAGAAGGCAGTTTCCAACTTCCTCTCTCAGGACGGAAAGCACAAGACAACCGTTGATGAGAACGTTCGAAAGCCCGTCACAGAGGAACATGTCTTTCCTGAGCAGCATGAACAAATAACCACCGCTGTTGACCGCGAAGTCCACCAAGACCACCATCAAACCGTGATTCAGCCCATCAAAGCCAAAGAAACATTGTATGTGCCACCCCCTGAGCAGATTTTCAACATGTTACCATAATGCTTACCATTTGTTTGTACCCAGGCCCGAGAAGCACACCCACAACACCGTTCCCGTTGAGCACAAAACCGTCGAGCACGGCAACAAAGAGGATGTGAAAGCTGCCCTGAAGCGAGACGCCGAAAACTACGTCAACACGTCAACTACCCACGACACCAAACAgacggccacggcagcaCCGGTAGTCGAAGGCGAGCGCACCCAGCACCACGTTCACCACCACATCCAGCCCGTCATCGAGAAGGAGACCATCCAGCCGGAATACATCCACACCACTGTTCCGATTCACGAAACTCACCATGCCGCCCCCATCCATCACGAGACTACTGTCCTGCCGGCAAAGACTATGGAGGAGTACACGGCTGGTCGTGGAGATTTGCAGGCCCATTCGACCGCCAAGGTGAAGGAGTTCCCTGGCTGTCCTACGTTGAAGGATAAGTCGCTGCAGTCGGATACAAAGGGTCAACAGGCTATTCACGGACATTAAGGGCTGAGGAGACTTGGTCGGGACGTGTTGTGTACTTTTATACTTTGGCTGCTATTTTGTTTACATCTGTCACTCCTTATATTATAGTGTCgtaatataaatactaaatTATTGAAAGAAATTCGTTTATATCGCCGTGAAATAAATTTCTATGAAAATAAAAGGGCAATTGGGCGAAAAATTCAAAGCATGGTGCATTTGTTTGCTCTAGTCATACGTGTCTTAGCATGTCGCCTAAGAGCTTTATCACTTGGATCGGCGGATTATTTATACAGAACTTATTTTCAAGAATCATGTCAACTCACAGCTTTCGGAAACAGTAGCATACGTGTAACAATGGCTTCAGTTTCTAAATTGATTTGAGAAACGTGGTCCAGGAAATTCAGCAGTGCCTTGCGGTGATGCCCCATTTTGGAACCTACTCTTATGGTACCTCCCGTATGGAAATGTCAACGTAGCAACTATACAATAATAAGGCGTTCAGGACGTCATCAAGAAATATACCCCTTGGCCCACCAATAACCTTGGATTCAAATTGGTTGCTGCTTTACTTTCGTCGTCACCCTGTAACTGTTGGATCAAATCCCAACTAAGCAACGGGGCAAAAACTGTAGACGCCTACGAATATGTTACCGTAGCGGCTGTAATGACCATATTCAACTCAACAGTAACATGCTGCAGGCGGGACTCCGCAATCTCAAAGACTGTGCAcaaatgtgacaagggctcagaGAGGGCTTGGggcaatagctcaattcaactaataacagtctttggtatcaaaggtccttggttttcctcaaggccttgaaggtcaaagacgtctttaaatacaagaagtcggtgagggactttgccctaggtttcgtgaccgtagcccttgtgtaaccagccatttccgtgtaacaacaAAGCGGCTCATCATTTCACTGTTGTGGAATGATGGATACATAAACCGCCAAATTGTCTAGAAACGCTAGTACCAATAGCAAAATAGTGCTTATTCTATCAGAACGGCTCGGTCTTATAGGATGAGCTTGAAATGACTGATAGAGAATCCGTGATGATAAGACGACCCACGGCTTTCTCCTTCATTTATTTGCAAAAGCGGTGAATTGTTCCCACGGATTGACAATCATGCACGAATAACATCGCTTCTATATCTTCGAAAATGTACTTCCATAATTCCGAATGTAGGACGGAACCCTGCAGCAAATACTGGGTCTGGAGGTCGACACATGGTGTGTTCACTTGTAGTGCAAACTACGAGCTGGGTTCACCCGAACGTGAATAGACATGGCTGCCTACCCACAAAGACCAGTACACACAGGTAATACAATTGATATTTACAATGCTCAAATCGCGCATGGTCTAGCTGCCGCCTCAAATCATCCATCGTCTCGCTCAAAGTTACTTCCTCAGATCGGTATACGGCTGCTTTGCCCACGAATCCTTATGCCAAAGAATCAAAAATGGACGGTCGGAAGATTCgtcaaaacatcaaaactACCAGTGCCCAGCTTCCCTAGTCGGCCCATCACAAGACGGCCGCTCGGTGTAGCCAGCTCGTCCCAGTCTCCATCCAGCACCGCGTCTTTCAGGAAGGCAAGAGTCGTCTCAAAGCTCATCTTGGTGAAGGGGCTGACATTACCCTGTAGACCCAAGCGGCTGAAGGCTGTAAAGTCGCCATTCCTCGTCATATAGTCCGCGATGAGGTTCAAATGCCGGTTATCGACCTTGATGCCGTGGGACCCGAACACGCCCGCAAGCTCTCGAACAATATTGCTTCGACATGCTTCAACACCATACATGGATAATACAGCCACGATGTCATTGGTCTGAATTCGATCCGGGTCGATTTGATCGCTGTACTTTTGAATTGCCCCGATATTGGCTCCAGTAACGTGAATGACGCGCTCCTTCCCACCTCCACCCTCCTCGTCCAGTCTGCAAGCCCCAATTCCTCGAATTTCCCGGACCATTGTCTTCTTTATAGCCCTTTGGACAATGTTGAGCATGAGGAACTTTGGCACCTTCGCGTCAAACTCGATCGTCACATTGCACCCGTCTCCAACGGCTTCGTCATACTCGAATCCCGTGACCTCTGGAAACGCGCACATGACACGCTGTGCTCGGGGCTTGGCCGAATCAGCTACTTTGCGCTCGGCACtttcgtcctcatcctcgcttGTCGTCTCCTTCTGTGGGTTGCCGTCCAAGCTCTCTACTTCCAGCTCATCCGCTGCTGCATCCTCATCCATTGCCTGCTGAATTTCATCATCGGCGTCATCATTTGGGCCGTATGAGACAGCTTCGAGGCGATTAGCCCGTTCTTTGGCAGAGGTAAAGTCGTCGTCAcccgcatcatcaccatcgtcatcgtcaccaaCAGTTTCACCTGATGCAGCAGCCGTCTCCACAACCCCGACCTTGGCTCCAATATCAGGTGTAGCTGCAGTCGCATCCAGTGCTCTCTTTTTCAATTCGGCTTTTGACAATTTAATAAGGTGGTGAAGTAGTTTCCACTCCACGGCATCCAGTACATCGGATATGCTGGCATGGTGCATTTCAAAATATTCCTGCGGAGGGAAGAACTTGAGTTTGATGTGATAGATCTTGGCCGAAGGATATATTTTGCCACGGCCAACCTTTTCTTCCACAATAACGCTGTCCAAGATATGCGATAGAGGAAGAGCACTAATTGAGTTGGTAAAAGCTTCGGCTTCCTGTTTGGAAAGACTATCACGAGGGTAAAGAGACATGGCTGGCGTAGAAATATCCTTCGAGGCCGTCATCAAAATTTCTCTCAGCCGAGGGATACCTGCTGTGACGTTTTTCGCCGCGTGTCCCGCCAAGTGGAACGTGTTGAGGGTCATTTGTGTCGATGGCTCGCCCACGGACTGGCCTGCGACGATACCGACTGCTTCCCCGGGCTCTACCAGGGACTGCAAGTATTTCATCGCAAACAGAACCTCAGCGTTCTTCTTGTTTAGTGCATTAGATGAGTCTGGTGCTGACTTATCACGCTTTTCACGAATAAGCCCATCTGCATTCGCCTTCAGGTAAGATGACATGGCATTGTAGAAGGCTTCAGACAAGACAAATGCATTCGTTGCCGGGTTAAACGCGCTGATGAGCGGATCCCTTCCCTTTGGATCACCAGGTTTCGAGTGTTTCACAGCACTTTTCATGTATTTCGTAAACAACTCACGATCGGCACCTAGACGCTTGACCACTTGAGGGTCATATCTCAGTTGGGCCACCTCGGACGTTAAGTTGCGCAGGATAAAACCAAAGTCCTTGAGGTATGTTTGTTTTGTGACATCCAGGCCGTCTTCGCCGTACAGGAACTGGATAATAGAGCCGTCCGCATCACGTACGGTTGTATCGTACCCAACCATCAGACCTTCAAGCCCCTTGATGACACATCTTTGTAGATAACCGGAACGCGACGTCTTAACGGCTGTATCAATAAGTCCTTCTCGTCCCGCCATGTGATGGAAGTAATATTCTTGCGGGCGGATGCCTGTAAGAAATCGGCTACCAATATATCCATTGGCCGTGATATTAGTCTCGAAGGGCTTAAAACAAGGTAGTGATTTACCACTAACCATAATAGGCACTCGCCTACTCTCTAGGACTTGCTGCCCAAGGTTACATGAAATGAGCGACGCGTTAACCCTGGATCCCTTTGCGCCAGACGTTGTCATTGCCTGCATTTGGTTTCGCGGGAACGGCTTTTCTAGGCCGTTGGGAATGCAGACCTTTTGAACTTTGTCTGTGATGTCTTTTGTCGATTGATTCATCAAGAGATCCAGACCTTCTAGCTTCGTGTCGTCACGGAGGACCTCCTCAAGGCGTTCCAAAAGCACCGGATTCTGGCTGTCAGAAACGTCCTTGAGAGAGACGTAGTTGGACGCaacctcgaggccgacgcgATTAATAGCCTGTAGCTCTTGACGCCGAGCTTCTTCACCCTTGGCAGTAAGTTTCAAGTCATCCACACCGCAAGAGAAAGCCCGCATGTTGAGATACCGAGTTAGAAGTCGGCCAAAAGCGCTGAGAAGCTTGCCAGCGATGGCGGGCCCGTGAATTTCATGAATGGCATGGATTAAACCGCCCGAGCTTTGGCCAATCTGGGATTTGTCAAGAATTCCAGTCACAAATTCACCATCTCGGATCAGCACAGTGCCTTCTTCAGAGTTAGTGCCCCATTGCTCTGCCTTGATCTGTGACTCTCCCCGTAGATTGAGGGCACCATAATTTATTGGTTGCGTGTTTTTCAATATCGTCGAGATGACTTGTTTCCCAGTCCATCGTGGCACGGGCTTAATAATAGCAGGCGGGACCAGCTGAATCCGTTCCCCGAAAATATGGCCGCTTTCGGGTCTAATTGCAGAGTAAACTAATGAATGATAGTCGCCACGGCTGAAAAAGGTATCGCGAGTACATAGGGCGATAGATATCGAGATATGGTCCTGGATTAGACCCCGCAGCGGCTTTCCCTGAGTTCCAGATAAATATTGATGGTCGGTATCCGCTATGTGTAGTGCTTCTGCTCGAGCAACCTCATTTTGGGGGAAGTGCATATTCATTTCGTCTCCGTCAAAGTCGGCATTGTACGTGTTGCAATTCGCATAATGCATGCGAATCGTCTTTTCCCCTGGCAACACCCGAACTCGATGGCCCATAATTGAAGGCTTATGCAACGTAGGCTGACGATTCATCAACACAACGTCGCCGTTCGTAATATGGCGATACACTTTTTTGTTCTTTAACCTTACTGCAGCAGGGTTTGTTGGGGCAAGCAACTGGTTGGCTAGCGATATGCGCTCATCAACAGATTTATTTTTAAGCATCTGTACTTGACCATTCTCGTTCTCAATGGCGACAGCCCCTGGCCATGTATTGGCTCCATTGATAACGGCCTGCTGCATATCCCTAAAATTATGGCTCGTTACGGGCTCTGGGAAGGTGAGTTTCTGGGCAAAAACTGGCGGGACGCCAATCTCATTCGTCTCGATATTCGGATCGGGGGAGATGACGCTTCTGGCAGCGTAGTTGACACGCTTACCCATCATATTCTTTCGGAAAAGaccctccttcttttccagTTTCTGTTTGATTCCATCTTCGTTGCGTTTGGCGGCTGCGCCTTGTACAGGGTTTTTGCTCTTGTCAATGAGTGCATTGACTCCCTCTTGAAGCTCTGTCCAGGCTTGGTGCAACTGTGTAATGTCGACGCGCTCTTCACTTTTCAGGACAGAATATACTCGGGCTATCTTGGAACAGCCTCGTAAAATCGACTTGTACAGCGAATTCTGCTCTGCTTCAGTGACTTGAGAGTCTCCCATACGAGCTTCAGGTCGATAGCGATTCGGCGGCACAAGGATGGTCGTGATAAAGAACATGTCTGGGGTGACATCGGGAGAGCGTCGAGTACGTGGTTTCGAGTTGTACAAAAGAAACACAAGGTCTTGCTCCTTCTTGAACAACTCACTCAGACGGGCCCGTACCTCCATAGGACTAATGTATCTCTGTGTCGATGCGCCATCAACATCGGGTTCTTCCTCGTCTTGATCGCTTAGTGACTCAACAATTGCGTCAGGCTCGGACATTTCGACGTCAGCTTTCGGGTCCAATTTGGCATCATAATGACGCGTCATTGCATCTTTCCGTGAGAGATTCTTCTTAATCATTTTTACTTGCTCCTTTGGTGAGAGCGCCTTCTCGAAAATCTTTACATATCGGTCTTTTCGATACGGGGGCGAGATGCCGTCGCATGAGGCACATTGTCTTTTCTTGTTTATCTCTGCGAGAAACTGTTTGATGACTTCTCGGCGGGCCTGGGCCATGCCCTCGTGTTTACCCTTCCTAGTATCACCTCGTCGAAGCGCACTACTTCGGAGGCACACTTGAACATACTGTTCCCTCTTTCTTGTTACGTTGTCAAAAGACGAATTTTCTTCATCCGCCTCGCTTTCGCCTAAGCCAAGTGCTTCATCCATCTCGGACGAATCCGTCTCGCCAAGAGCATCGATGACATGTGCCTCGCGTATGAGGCCATGTTGCAGTAAGCGGAGTTTGCACATGTACTTATGGAGATCCTTTGGGGGTAGTCGAAAACCCCTGCAGTACACGCAGGTCGCTCGAAGTAAATGGTATGCTTGGTCCATAAAGACTGGGTGGTAGACTGGCGCTGGTAGCTGGATGTGCCCTGGATGACCTGGGCAGCTCGACGAAATTAGGCTACATGTCGCACATCTGGAGAAAATTGTCAGTTTGATTGAAAATATGGCAATTGAGAGAAATGAGCCTCACGGTTCGTCTCCCCATGATCCAAGGGCGGGGTCATAGAGACCTCCATGAACGGGGTTGAGGAGGCTGTCGAAAGTGCTGTCATTCTCGATGCGCTTGACAGAAATGGCTTGGATCTCCTCCGGAGACAGAAATGTAAAGTCGACAGCATCGACCTCGGAAGATATGGGTTGCGCGATATTCATCTTGGCGACGGGCCAGAGGTTATGGCCGTTGACATCCCAGGTTCATCAAGAAGCGATGGCCATGTGGTAGAACGTTAACGTATTAGCGAGCTATCTTGTCTgtaacttttttttttgggcggTGGTGTGCGGCAGAATCTCACTGCATTTTTGCTACCATGGGCTAGTCCAAAAACAGTACAGTGCCGACCGACTCCATCAATTGAGCTATGCGTCCCACCCCATGATCGTCTGTTTAGCGGATTTTCGATATCTGAGCTTTTTTCATTTTACTCAAGGGCTTTACTGAGCTTCAAACCGCTCAATCGCTCTGGACTTCACAGCAGCCGGCGATTCTTATTCTAGCCAGCTACGGAAAAATTGACTGATCCATACAGTGTTGTTCATTTCGCAAGCACTGTTTAATGATCCACCAGACAATTGATTCTTTACTGCTCTCGAAGCTTTTGATCTGTCGGACCTTCATCTGGTACTCCCTTTGATCCACCTTTGCCTCGTATGTAAGGTTTATGACACTCTCCATGATAGACCCTTACTAAgagtggccaaggctgcttGTTCAGCGAGCAACAAGGAGATTTGGGTACAACTTCCTATTCAGCACCAACGGCTTTTCATCGTCGCAGGTTGACGAATGAGATTAACAGACCTCTGAATTGCGACGAGAGCCTGGATTGTTCCGAGAAAAAGGAGCTCTTTGAAAcattgctgctgttgagcaATCATGAAACAAATGACTGTTGGCGCCCCCCGAAGACTAACAGCCTCTGGTTTCTTTGAAGCCGGTGATGTGATTTCGACGAACAAGTAGCGTTGTTACCCACCAACTGAAAATCTTATTGGCATCCAATTTCTTTTGCCGGTATTCTCATTTTTCGTTTCATCCTTTTAATTCTTGTACTGAGAAATCCTGTTGGGTTCGTCCACGTCCATGTGCAACTTCTACCGTTCATTGTGAGGGAAGTAGGGCTGTCAATTCATCTCTCGCCTTTCTACACTCCGTGAGTCTACGTCATGTTATTACTCCTATCGGTATCGGTTTTGGTTTTACAAAGAGTCCATCTTTGTATGTCAGCTCCACGCCATTTTTGATCTTCTCAGATGCAAGGCTTTGAACACAGCACTAAACTCAGACTTCGCAACAATCAAGTACACAAATTTGGAACTTGAGCGTGGCAGGATATTGAACTCATTCATCTCAGCTTGCCCGCAGCATAATAACGAGCTATTGTTTGTTGCATCGACATTGATACAAGCTTATGCTTGCGATTGAGGCATCCATTCCAACCGCTCCCTCACTGGATTCCGTTTCCAGGCTCAGCAGCCGAGAGGGGGGTTTATGAGCCTCGATTTCAGAAAGTGCTGGGATTGTTGGGCTCACTGGACCTAGATGAATATTTTCCAATTTCTAACCAGCTGTATTCCTAGCCTCTGCTTCCTCACACGCCACTTGCCAGTCAATCGTCAGCAGGTAACCGTACTCAACCAAAGATACGCTGAGCCAACTGTCAGTAACATCATTTCGCAACACACCGTATAACTCACACCATGAGCCCAGCTGCTATGCCGCCCCAAAGACCTGCCAACTTCCA
The DNA window shown above is from Metarhizium brunneum chromosome 1, complete sequence and carries:
- the RPA190 gene encoding DNA-directed RNA polymerase I subunit, with amino-acid sequence MNIAQPISSEVDAVDFTFLSPEEIQAISVKRIENDSTFDSLLNPVHGGLYDPALGSWGDEPCATCSLISSSCPGHPGHIQLPAPVYHPVFMDQAYHLLRATCVYCRGFRLPPKDLHKYMCKLRLLQHGLIREAHVIDALGETDSSEMDEALGLGESEADEENSSFDNVTRKREQYVQVCLRSSALRRGDTRKGKHEGMAQARREVIKQFLAEINKKRQCASCDGISPPYRKDRYVKIFEKALSPKEQVKMIKKNLSRKDAMTRHYDAKLDPKADVEMSEPDAIVESLSDQDEEEPDVDGASTQRYISPMEVRARLSELFKKEQDLVFLLYNSKPRTRRSPDVTPDMFFITTILVPPNRYRPEARMGDSQVTEAEQNSLYKSILRGCSKIARVYSVLKSEERVDITQLHQAWTELQEGVNALIDKSKNPVQGAAAKRNEDGIKQKLEKKEGLFRKNMMGKRVNYAARSVISPDPNIETNEIGVPPVFAQKLTFPEPVTSHNFRDMQQAVINGANTWPGAVAIENENGQVQMLKNKSVDERISLANQLLAPTNPAAVRLKNKKVYRHITNGDVVLMNRQPTLHKPSIMGHRVRVLPGEKTIRMHYANCNTYNADFDGDEMNMHFPQNEVARAEALHIADTDHQYLSGTQGKPLRGLIQDHISISIALCTRDTFFSRGDYHSLVYSAIRPESGHIFGERIQLVPPAIIKPVPRWTGKQVISTILKNTQPINYGALNLRGESQIKAEQWGTNSEEGTVLIRDGEFVTGILDKSQIGQSSGGLIHAIHEIHGPAIAGKLLSAFGRLLTRYLNMRAFSCGVDDLKLTAKGEEARRQELQAINRVGLEVASNYVSLKDVSDSQNPVLLERLEEVLRDDTKLEGLDLLMNQSTKDITDKVQKVCIPNGLEKPFPRNQMQAMTTSGAKGSRVNASLISCNLGQQVLESRRVPIMVSGKSLPCFKPFETNITANGYIGSRFLTGIRPQEYYFHHMAGREGLIDTAVKTSRSGYLQRCVIKGLEGLMVGYDTTVRDADGSIIQFLYGEDGLDVTKQTYLKDFGFILRNLTSEVAQLRYDPQVVKRLGADRELFTKYMKSAVKHSKPGDPKGRDPLISAFNPATNAFVLSEAFYNAMSSYLKANADGLIREKRDKSAPDSSNALNKKNAEVLFAMKYLQSLVEPGEAVGIVAGQSVGEPSTQMTLNTFHLAGHAAKNVTAGIPRLREILMTASKDISTPAMSLYPRDSLSKQEAEAFTNSISALPLSHILDSVIVEEKVGRGKIYPSAKIYHIKLKFFPPQEYFEMHHASISDVLDAVEWKLLHHLIKLSKAELKKRALDATAATPDIGAKVGVVETAAASGETVGDDDDGDDAGDDDFTSAKERANRLEAVSYGPNDDADDEIQQAMDEDAAADELEVESLDGNPQKETTSEDEDESAERKVADSAKPRAQRVMCAFPEVTGFEYDEAVGDGCNVTIEFDAKVPKFLMLNIVQRAIKKTMVREIRGIGACRLDEEGGGGKERVIHVTGANIGAIQKYSDQIDPDRIQTNDIVAVLSMYGVEACRSNIVRELAGVFGSHGIKVDNRHLNLIADYMTRNGDFTAFSRLGLQGNVSPFTKMSFETTLAFLKDAVLDGDWDELATPSGRLVMGRLGKLGTGSFDVLTNLPTVHF